The DNA segment TTCTATCTGCAATTTTCATAATAGTTATCCTCAATTAAATTATCATTACACTTATGGTATAATCGTGCGGATTTTATCTAAAATTTACTTAAAGGTTTTTTTTGAATTTTCAAATTAGTTTAAATGAAAATGTAATAAGTGTTGAATTACAAAATAAAAAGCATATAAAACACTGTTATTTGAGAATCCTATCTAAAGATTTATTGCAAATAAAAGCAAATAAATATTTTACAATTTATGATGCAAAAGATTTAATTAATAGAAAAAAAGAGTGGATTTTAGAAAATATAAAAAGAGTTGAAAATAAAACAATTGAGGAAGGATTCTTTTTATATTTAGGTGAAAAAAAAGAATTGAAAAATTTTAAAATAAAAAATTTAGATAATTTTTATAAAAATGAAATTCAAAAAATAATTCCCCTATTAGTAGAAAAATATTCAAATATTATGCAATTATATCCTACAAAGATTTCATACAGAAAAAATAAAAGAACTTGGGGATCTTGTAATTATAAAAATGAGTTGAATTTTAATATTTTACTTATGAAATATCCAATGTATATTATGGAGTATATTGTTGTTCATGAATTAGCTCATATAAAGCATAAAAATCATTCAAAAGATTTCTGGAATTTAGTTCAAAAATTTTGTCCGAATTATAAAATTATAGAAAAAAATTTTAAATCACTTCTTTAAATTAATCTCTTGCTTCAATTACTCTTTTTAAAAGTTCCTCTTTTGTGAACTCTTTTGAAATTTTTTGAGTTGTGACACCATTTGAAAGAGTTATTTGAATATTATTTTTTTGATTGAATTCTGCATTCACTATTAATCTTTTTACTTTTTCTGAGTATTCATTTAAAGTATAAATTTTTCTTCCAATAAATAATTCATAGAGAGTTGGTTCTTTATAGAAACCAATTAGCTCTCTATTGTTGTATAAATATTTCCAAATCTTAATTTCTAAATCAAATGGTAAAAAGAAATTTGTGTAATCGGAGAAAACTCTATCGCCTTTTATATAAAAATTTGTTTCAGGGAAAAATCCTGGAACACAGTTACATAAAAACATATCTCGTTGTAAATCTTTTATTTTTGCAATACAAAAATATTTAAATTTTTTTAATTTTTCTAAAAATAGTAAATCTTGACTATTTTGGTTTTCTAAAATAGAGAATATTGTAAATAGCTCTTTGAAATCATCTTCATTTGATGCTAAGATTTCAAGAACTTGAATACTTAACTTTTCTATTTTTTCATTTTTATTAGGAATTTTGTATGATTTAAAAATTTCATTTTTTAAATCTATTATTAAAATATTGTTATCATTTTTATTTAAAAAATATAACTTTTTATCACTTTTTCTTTCATTAATAAAAATTGTATTTTCATCAATATAGATAGTTTTATAAGAAACTAAAATAATTTTCTTAGAATCTTTAATCTCTTCATTTTCAAAACTATATTTGAATTCATGATTTTTTAAAAAATCAACTAATTCAAGTTCAACGTTATAATCTAAATGGCTACTGTTTGAATACTCTTTTTTTAAACTATCAAATTCTAAATCAAGAGATAAAAGATAGTTTTTATGTCTAAAAAGTTCTTTCTGATCTTTAATAATAATTTTTTTTAAAATCATATTTTGAATAAATCTTTAGGATCTATATGTGCAGAATCTTTTGTAACTTGAAAAGATAAAGTTTCATTTACTCTTCCTACAACAGAACCTTTTTGGACCCATTTTCCAACTACTAAAGTAGGCGCAATATCATCTAAATGTGAATAGATAGTATGTATTCCCCCTTCATGCTGAATTATTACTACATTATCAAGCATCCCAGCATTTTTCTTTGCATAAACAACTTTACCACTAAGAACTGATACAACTTTTGATTCTGGTTCTGTGCTTTTTAAAACAATTGATTCATTAAATAACTTGATTTTATAAACTGGATCATAATATGTACCAAAATTTTTTACAATTTTAAATGATTTTAAAGGTGCAATAGTCTTTTCACCTTTATATTTTGTGATAGTAACTCCATCTGTTGATGAACCAATTTTTTTTACATCTAAATTTAAATTTTTTGCAAATTTTTGATTTCTAGTATCAGATGTTTGAACTTGTGATTCATCTTCTTCTGTTATACTACTTTCTTCTGAAGATTTTTTATTGTTCATTAATGCTTCAAGTTTTCTTTTTTTATCTTCTTCTGCTTTTGCAAGAGCTTTTTCTTCTGCTTTTTTAATCTCTTCTTGTTTTAAAATATTTAGTTGAGATAGTAGATTTTTAATACTTTCTTGATTCTTAACAACTTTGTTTAACTCTTCTTGGTATGCTTTATGTTGTTTTTCTAAATCAGTTAATGA comes from the Aliarcobacter cibarius genome and includes:
- a CDS encoding M48 family metallopeptidase — translated: MNFQISLNENVISVELQNKKHIKHCYLRILSKDLLQIKANKYFTIYDAKDLINRKKEWILENIKRVENKTIEEGFFLYLGEKKELKNFKIKNLDNFYKNEIQKIIPLLVEKYSNIMQLYPTKISYRKNKRTWGSCNYKNELNFNILLMKYPMYIMEYIVVHELAHIKHKNHSKDFWNLVQKFCPNYKIIEKNFKSLL
- a CDS encoding murein hydrolase activator EnvC family protein; the encoded protein is MIKIIIILLLSFCFTEASSIDKKIQQNKKQLDSTKQEEENKSLKIKELADKIESQNENISKLEKDIKEVNSDIEEHQKLLEESKNKLTELKSKSNKLIQEKTSSESQIVDTIVEEFSISIALKLASENSLQELVDNEIYTLLAQHSKDKVTKINNNYNSITNDSTTNQKDIEKISSYINDRQKTKDKLTNLKKQHSNSLTDLEKQHKAYQEELNKVVKNQESIKNLLSQLNILKQEEIKKAEEKALAKAEEDKKRKLEALMNNKKSSEESSITEEDESQVQTSDTRNQKFAKNLNLDVKKIGSSTDGVTITKYKGEKTIAPLKSFKIVKNFGTYYDPVYKIKLFNESIVLKSTEPESKVVSVLSGKVVYAKKNAGMLDNVVIIQHEGGIHTIYSHLDDIAPTLVVGKWVQKGSVVGRVNETLSFQVTKDSAHIDPKDLFKI